In a single window of the Pongo abelii isolate AG06213 chromosome 1, NHGRI_mPonAbe1-v2.0_pri, whole genome shotgun sequence genome:
- the LOC134760761 gene encoding uncharacterized protein LOC134760761, whose product MNKCKEVHEEEVGVRRGMFYISRYHARALLGAITSVGQPASPLREVSLTPCRLLLGPNRSHIQGLGHYLINEWVVRMSKQGLTQRSGVTQPQKLHVSIGLEGPRNVFFVDVNLLQRTTPASRPRNVGKRKAWLVLVEMEMLVTVEECPSSDSQWGGALGPCHCPRTSAFGCPAERMQHLSSSFWSPE is encoded by the exons atgaataaatgcaaagaAGTGCATGAAGAGGAGGTGGGGGTCAGAAGGGGCATGTTTTATATAAGTAGATACCATGCAAGGGCCCTCCTGGGTGCCATCACCAGTGTGGGGCAGCCTGCGAGCCCCTTGAGGGAGGTCTCCCTGACACCCTGCCGACTCCTTCTGGGACCGAACAGGAGTCACATCCAAGGGCTGGGTCATTATCTGATAAATGAGTGGGTTGTGCGGATGAGTAAACAGGGACTGACCCAGAGGTCAGGTGTAACTCAGCCTCAGAAACTGCATGTGTCAATAGGACTCGAAGGGCCAAGGAATGTGTTTTTCGTTGATGTCAACTTGCTGCAAAGGACCACACCTGCTTCTCGACCCAGGAACGTGGGAAAGAGAAAGGCATGGCTTGTTTTGGTGGAGATGGAGATGCTGGTAACAGTGGAGGAATGCCCTTCTTCTGATTCACAGTGGGGAGGTGCTCTGGGCCCCTGCCACTGCCCGAGGACTTCGG CTTTTGGTTGTCCTGCTGAGAGAATGCAGCATTTGAGCAGTAGCTTCTGGAGCCCAGAGTGA